Proteins from a single region of Methanothrix sp.:
- a CDS encoding helix-turn-helix domain-containing protein, with protein sequence MRSAYKFRLYPTEDQIKKLEDTLETCRQLYNDALAAKKEAWEDDRYNLTYYEMAHQISTNR encoded by the coding sequence ATGAGATCTGCCTACAAGTTCCGGCTGTATCCGACTGAGGATCAGATCAAAAAGCTAGAGGACACGCTGGAGACCTGCAGGCAGCTCTACAACGATGCTCTGGCAGCGAAGAAGGAGGCATGGGAGGATGACCGCTACAATCTGACATACTATGAGATGGCGCATCAGATATCAACGAACCGCA